A single window of Leeuwenhoekiella sp. MAR_2009_132 DNA harbors:
- a CDS encoding Y-family DNA polymerase → MFALVDCNNFYASCERVFKPDLNYKPLVVLSNNDGCVIARSNEAKALGIPMGAPAFQIKQDILKHKVHVYSSNYAMYGDMSARVMNILSDFSPEMEVYSIDEIFLKLSGFDRFDLTTYGIQMIDVVKRSTGIPISVGIAPTKSLAKVANKIAKKFPERTKGTYVIDNNEKIEKALKWTKIGDVWGIGRQYQKKLQNIQILNAWQFTQLPNEYVRKEMSIVGLRLQRDLSGESTLDLEEVAKKKNIAVTRSFEKMYSDYEDIQERLATYAGKISYKLRKQKSNCNVAYIFLNTNRHRDDLPQYGNGITVQMPYETNSTFVITKAVMTGLKRIYKNGFQYKKAGIIVMGLTPDTQKQLSFFYHEDPRHKILMQTIDRLNKNCFDQVKFGAQDLKKVWKMQQNHLSKRYTTRLSEVIEVKCL, encoded by the coding sequence ATGTTTGCATTAGTTGACTGTAATAACTTTTACGCTAGCTGTGAACGTGTTTTCAAACCCGATCTCAATTACAAACCCCTTGTAGTTCTTTCTAATAATGACGGATGCGTAATAGCCAGAAGTAACGAGGCTAAAGCTTTGGGGATTCCTATGGGTGCACCAGCTTTTCAAATTAAGCAGGATATTCTTAAACATAAGGTTCACGTGTATTCCTCAAATTACGCAATGTACGGAGATATGAGTGCTCGTGTAATGAATATACTTTCCGATTTTTCTCCGGAAATGGAAGTTTATTCTATTGATGAAATATTTCTAAAACTTTCAGGTTTTGACCGCTTTGATTTGACTACTTACGGTATCCAAATGATTGATGTTGTTAAACGCAGTACCGGCATACCCATAAGCGTGGGGATTGCTCCTACGAAATCTTTAGCTAAAGTTGCAAATAAGATTGCTAAAAAGTTCCCAGAGCGCACTAAAGGCACGTATGTGATAGACAACAATGAAAAAATAGAAAAAGCTCTTAAGTGGACGAAAATTGGAGATGTCTGGGGCATTGGGAGACAGTACCAAAAGAAGCTCCAAAATATACAGATTTTAAATGCCTGGCAATTTACGCAGCTTCCAAATGAGTATGTACGTAAAGAAATGAGTATTGTGGGGCTTAGACTTCAAAGAGACCTTTCTGGTGAATCCACTTTAGATTTGGAGGAAGTAGCTAAAAAGAAAAATATAGCGGTAACTCGATCATTTGAAAAAATGTATTCGGACTATGAAGATATACAGGAACGTCTTGCGACTTATGCCGGAAAAATAAGTTACAAATTACGCAAACAAAAAAGCAATTGTAACGTTGCCTATATCTTCTTAAACACAAACAGACACCGAGACGACTTACCTCAATATGGAAATGGAATAACTGTACAAATGCCCTATGAGACCAATTCCACCTTTGTAATTACAAAAGCGGTAATGACGGGTTTGAAACGAATCTACAAGAACGGTTTTCAATATAAAAAAGCTGGAATCATCGTGATGGGATTAACTCCCGATACGCAAAAGCAACTCTCTTTTTTCTATCACGAAGATCCCAGACATAAAATCTTAATGCAAACTATAGACCGATTAAATAAAAATTGTTTTGATCAGGTTAAGTTTGGTGCTCAAGATTTAAAAAAGGTCTGGAAGATGCAGCAGAATCATTTGTCCAAACGGTATACTACAAGGTTAAGTGAGGTAATTGAGGTAAAGTGTTTATAA
- a CDS encoding type IV secretory system conjugative DNA transfer family protein, which yields MEIYNLYHILFFIFLISFVFYILNRLTKYAFILNLLGIISLSILILNANQLIPGLLYLICPLLLINTVLYVFLHKVNGVKRADVEYQVNFKTNTGNFKIDNIKRGASIIGSAGSGKTESVVYGFLKHFEKYNFCGVIHDYKDFEITEMAYPLFKNSEIPFKVISFDKIIHRVNPIAPGYLENEESVNEVSRVLIENLLEQRESGATGTTKFFTDAAEGLIGGLIWKLKTSYPQFCTLPHLIAIYQYLDTDSLVQFLETNMTSRAMADAFISGKDSERQTAGVKSTLANALKRISTQRIFMVLSADEVPLNINSAENPAVISVVNNPKFETSYSPVIATIIHTITKQMSVRNSKPSFLLMEEAPTIRLLNMHRIPATLRSYNISTVYVMQDKIQNDMMYGDKASKAILSNLSYQFFGKVNDPDTAKYYERFFEIIKDPTKSVSRGHNLDFDTQITTGEKEIPKIRADVFFRLKQGEFVTYADGTDKKVQFKLSKIERTIPQESREFSKADLEENFEKIYLDIQSIFN from the coding sequence ATGGAAATCTACAATCTGTATCACATCCTATTTTTTATCTTTTTAATCAGCTTTGTTTTTTATATCCTAAATCGACTTACCAAATATGCCTTTATCTTAAATCTACTTGGCATTATTTCGCTATCAATATTGATTTTAAATGCTAACCAATTAATACCAGGTTTACTTTATTTGATATGCCCTTTACTATTAATAAATACGGTTTTATATGTTTTTCTACACAAGGTTAATGGGGTTAAAAGAGCAGATGTGGAATATCAGGTCAATTTCAAAACAAATACCGGTAATTTTAAGATTGATAATATTAAACGGGGAGCATCCATCATTGGTTCTGCAGGAAGTGGAAAGACCGAAAGCGTAGTTTATGGTTTTCTAAAACATTTTGAGAAGTATAATTTCTGTGGAGTGATTCACGACTATAAAGATTTTGAAATCACCGAAATGGCATACCCGCTTTTCAAAAATAGTGAGATCCCATTTAAAGTCATTTCCTTCGATAAAATTATTCATAGGGTAAATCCTATCGCACCAGGCTATTTAGAGAACGAGGAAAGCGTAAACGAGGTGTCACGGGTATTGATTGAAAACCTTTTAGAACAACGAGAATCCGGTGCTACGGGAACAACCAAATTCTTTACAGATGCCGCCGAAGGATTGATTGGTGGATTGATTTGGAAGTTAAAAACTTCGTATCCCCAGTTTTGTACACTCCCGCATTTAATCGCTATTTATCAATATCTCGATACGGATAGTCTGGTTCAGTTTCTGGAGACCAATATGACATCCAGAGCTATGGCAGATGCGTTTATTAGCGGTAAAGATTCTGAAAGGCAAACTGCTGGTGTAAAAAGCACTTTAGCAAATGCCTTAAAACGCATCAGTACCCAACGCATTTTTATGGTTTTGTCTGCAGATGAAGTGCCTTTAAATATTAATTCTGCTGAGAATCCTGCGGTGATATCCGTGGTGAATAACCCCAAATTTGAGACTTCGTATTCTCCTGTAATAGCCACAATTATTCATACCATAACAAAACAAATGAGTGTTCGCAATTCAAAGCCTTCCTTTCTCTTAATGGAAGAAGCACCCACCATTCGCTTATTGAATATGCACCGTATTCCGGCAACATTGCGCAGTTATAATATCTCAACAGTTTATGTGATGCAGGATAAGATACAGAACGATATGATGTATGGTGACAAGGCGAGTAAAGCGATATTGAGTAATCTGTCTTATCAATTTTTTGGCAAGGTAAATGACCCGGATACCGCCAAATATTACGAACGCTTTTTTGAAATTATTAAAGACCCAACCAAAAGCGTTAGCCGTGGGCACAATCTTGATTTTGATACCCAAATTACTACAGGAGAGAAAGAAATCCCTAAAATTAGAGCCGATGTATTCTTTCGTTTAAAACAGGGTGAGTTTGTGACCTATGCGGATGGAACGGACAAAAAAGTACAGTTTAAATTATCGAAGATTGAAAGGACTATTCCTCAAGAATCCAGGGAGTTTTCTAAAGCCGATTTAGAGGAAAATTTTGAAAAAATTTATTTAGATATTCAATCGATATTTAACTAA
- the mobB gene encoding MobB family relaxase, which produces MYITITPQKLGKSYGKSSAGFVAYLEKENQGLELEEIEHFFNQYGDEISAEDVIKEIDGNTAKLKSKEPKFYSITVSPSKYELKRLENNTADLKRYTRELMKEYVKSFNREINGRAVTVNDIKYYAKIEHQRSFKGTDIQVRENQPYASKILQLQHEVRKLERGEAQGKIDFLKIKIDKLEKEAPHQQDGIRIVQGMQKAGNQSHIHIIVSRKDASNSVSLSPGSKYKASEVEMHGIKVGRGFDRDRFFEAAEKTFDKSFEYNRNFAETYKARKEFIKNPNAYFAALMKLPANEKALAFKLMHQTGIPVIPNIPISQAQLALRIFKRLRQGVDVAIKSSSIGI; this is translated from the coding sequence ATGTATATCACAATTACACCTCAGAAATTAGGTAAATCTTACGGTAAGAGCTCAGCAGGTTTTGTTGCCTATTTGGAAAAAGAAAACCAAGGTCTCGAACTAGAAGAGATAGAACATTTTTTTAATCAATATGGAGATGAAATTTCTGCCGAAGATGTGATCAAAGAAATTGATGGAAATACGGCTAAGCTTAAAAGTAAGGAGCCTAAGTTTTATTCCATCACGGTTAGCCCATCTAAGTATGAATTGAAACGACTGGAAAACAACACAGCCGACCTGAAAAGGTATACGCGTGAGTTGATGAAAGAATATGTAAAATCTTTTAACCGTGAAATTAATGGCAGGGCAGTCACCGTAAATGATATAAAGTACTACGCAAAAATTGAGCATCAGCGAAGCTTCAAAGGAACAGATATACAGGTTAGAGAAAATCAACCTTATGCGAGTAAAATACTTCAGCTACAGCATGAAGTACGAAAATTAGAACGCGGTGAAGCGCAAGGAAAAATTGACTTTCTGAAAATAAAAATAGACAAACTGGAAAAGGAAGCACCGCATCAACAAGACGGTATTCGGATTGTTCAGGGAATGCAGAAGGCAGGGAATCAAAGCCACATTCACATCATCGTAAGCCGAAAGGATGCATCTAACTCCGTGAGCCTTTCGCCGGGAAGTAAGTACAAAGCATCTGAAGTTGAGATGCATGGTATAAAAGTGGGTAGGGGATTTGACCGTGATAGATTCTTTGAAGCAGCCGAAAAAACCTTTGATAAATCCTTTGAGTACAACCGAAATTTTGCCGAAACCTACAAAGCCAGAAAGGAGTTTATTAAAAATCCGAATGCATACTTTGCTGCTCTAATGAAATTACCAGCTAATGAAAAAGCACTAGCATTCAAATTGATGCATCAAACGGGAATACCGGTTATTCCTAATATTCCTATAAGTCAGGCACAGTTGGCGCTACGAATTTTTAAAAGGTTACGACAAGGGGTAGACGTGGCCATCAAATCGAGTTCAATAGGAATTTAA
- a CDS encoding BfmA/BtgA family mobilization protein, with the protein MDKGYEKERFESLSIKTSVVKKFRRFCNHFSKSQSMTLLLMLEFFEDNGISPTEAIGPKMQTLEHVIKKRINGVIAILKDIEKNQTKPTVAMMETLFKEAEPKKKPLILEKENSKEKKEVRFREIDSTRFMNEGRAKQ; encoded by the coding sequence ATGGATAAAGGATATGAAAAAGAACGTTTTGAGAGTCTGAGCATCAAGACTTCAGTGGTTAAGAAATTCAGGCGTTTTTGTAATCACTTTTCTAAATCTCAATCAATGACCTTATTGTTGATGCTTGAGTTTTTTGAAGATAATGGTATTTCTCCAACGGAAGCTATCGGACCTAAAATGCAAACTTTGGAACACGTAATTAAAAAACGAATTAATGGGGTAATTGCCATTTTAAAGGATATTGAAAAGAACCAAACCAAACCTACTGTAGCGATGATGGAAACACTTTTCAAAGAGGCAGAGCCGAAGAAAAAACCATTGATTCTAGAAAAGGAAAATTCGAAGGAAAAGAAAGAAGTACGCTTTCGCGAAATCGACTCTACAAGATTCATGAACGAAGGGAGAGCAAAGCAGTAA
- a CDS encoding DUF6876 family protein, whose product MKIDSNQLTEQLQNFCGTETFYSIAMLKTRFTDGIKYLAETANCFWLVTDASIMAKSLQSKSYFITIDFKRLSEDEQHLNSKEAELIYSDGNDNILFKQAYYSTDFPLDELRLFFVDDTLMLPGEY is encoded by the coding sequence ATGAAAATTGATAGTAATCAACTCACAGAACAGCTGCAAAATTTTTGTGGTACCGAAACATTCTATAGTATAGCGATGCTTAAAACACGATTTACTGATGGTATTAAATATTTAGCAGAGACGGCTAATTGCTTTTGGCTAGTAACAGATGCATCGATAATGGCAAAAAGTTTACAGTCTAAAAGCTATTTTATAACCATAGATTTTAAACGGCTTTCTGAAGATGAGCAGCATTTAAATTCTAAAGAAGCAGAACTAATTTATAGTGATGGAAATGACAACATACTTTTTAAACAAGCCTATTATTCGACTGATTTTCCGCTTGATGAACTGCGATTATTTTTTGTAGATGATACGTTGATGCTCCCCGGGGAATATTAA
- a CDS encoding single-stranded DNA-binding protein — translation MSTLRNHVQLIGNVGQEPTITNLESGKKEARLSLATNEYYKKENGERVQTTEWHSIVAWGKTAEIIENYTGKGKEIAVVGKLKTRNYEDNEGVKRYVTEVEASEILLMGSKS, via the coding sequence ATGAGTACTTTAAGAAATCACGTACAGTTAATTGGAAACGTTGGTCAGGAACCAACCATTACGAACCTCGAAAGCGGTAAAAAAGAAGCCCGCTTATCCCTAGCTACCAATGAGTATTACAAGAAAGAAAATGGCGAAAGAGTTCAGACTACCGAGTGGCATTCAATAGTAGCCTGGGGTAAGACTGCAGAAATCATTGAGAATTATACAGGTAAGGGCAAAGAGATCGCCGTTGTCGGAAAATTGAAAACTCGGAATTATGAAGATAATGAAGGGGTCAAAAGATATGTGACGGAAGTGGAAGCCAGTGAAATTCTTCTAATGGGTTCTAAATCTTAG
- a CDS encoding SUMF1/EgtB/PvdO family nonheme iron enzyme produces the protein MADLRNYAQWWEWKTGANWQHPQGPESTIEGKDNYPVVHISYKDALAYCKWANRKLPTETQWEAAAHGKLNGGVYTWGEDSAELTKKANTWQGDFPNKNLVEDGFAYIAPVASFDSNSLGIYDMAGNVWELTQDYFSVKYYQDIAGSGEIRNPQGPLESYNPENPFQQEKVIKGGSFLCDASYCASYRISARMGQSLDSSSDHTGFRTVATVDMLE, from the coding sequence GTGGCCGATCTGCGTAATTACGCGCAATGGTGGGAGTGGAAAACCGGTGCAAACTGGCAACACCCTCAAGGCCCGGAAAGCACTATTGAAGGTAAAGATAATTACCCTGTAGTACACATCTCATACAAAGACGCCTTAGCCTATTGTAAGTGGGCAAACCGCAAACTTCCTACAGAAACGCAATGGGAAGCAGCGGCACACGGTAAATTAAATGGTGGAGTTTATACCTGGGGAGAAGATAGTGCAGAATTAACAAAAAAGGCCAATACCTGGCAAGGAGATTTTCCTAATAAAAATTTAGTTGAAGACGGTTTTGCTTATATTGCTCCTGTAGCTTCTTTTGATTCAAACTCATTAGGTATTTACGATATGGCGGGTAACGTGTGGGAACTTACTCAGGATTACTTTTCTGTAAAATACTATCAAGATATTGCGGGCAGCGGTGAAATTAGAAACCCTCAGGGACCATTAGAGTCGTATAATCCAGAAAACCCTTTCCAGCAGGAAAAAGTAATTAAAGGAGGTTCCTTTTTATGTGACGCTTCATACTGCGCAAGTTACCGCATTTCAGCCCGAATGGGACAAAGTCTAGATTCTTCATCAGACCATACCGGTTTTAGAACTGTTGCTACCGTAGATATGCTTGAATAA
- a CDS encoding formylglycine-generating enzyme family protein → MIKKSGYAVVLSLGAIAFLISCGEHSENKSTKNQQAEVIKQPDIKELLVEQPESLTVPDGMVWVSGVHFTQGASNGDEAALPREKPAHPVAVDGFFIDKTEVTNAQFKKFVAATGYRTVAEQPIDWEEMKKDLPQELKNRQTAFCSRAR, encoded by the coding sequence TTGATTAAAAAAAGCGGATACGCCGTAGTGTTAAGTTTAGGAGCAATAGCGTTTTTAATCTCTTGTGGAGAACATTCAGAAAATAAATCGACAAAAAATCAACAAGCAGAGGTAATTAAACAGCCAGATATCAAAGAACTACTTGTAGAGCAACCAGAAAGCCTTACAGTTCCTGACGGAATGGTCTGGGTTTCTGGGGTTCATTTTACACAGGGAGCATCAAACGGTGATGAGGCAGCTCTGCCCCGTGAGAAACCAGCTCATCCTGTAGCTGTTGATGGTTTTTTTATAGATAAAACCGAAGTTACTAATGCCCAATTTAAAAAGTTTGTTGCAGCTACAGGATATCGTACCGTTGCAGAGCAACCTATAGACTGGGAGGAGATGAAAAAAGATCTGCCCCAGGAACTCAAAAACCGGCAGACAGCATTCTGCAGCCGGGCTCGTTAA
- a CDS encoding sulfatase yields the protein MNFKVVKHSVLFALLVCSSIQLKAQLKIDEFKPNVVFILVDDLGWMDLGVQGSTFYQTPRVDELASNGLRFTDAYAANPVCSPTRASIMSGKDPADVSVNISNWIGAQLYEKRTNQALIQPGVGDHLPLEEITMAEAFQQQGYTTQFIGKWHLGETEEFWPEKQGFDDNIAGWSRGNPGSFFAPYNNPRISDGPDGEYLPYRLGNEAVSFIEQSAKEKDPFFLFLSMYNVHTPIEAPKDLVARFEKRRDQLKLSKKGTYKLDEGVESRTNQSDPTYAAMIWAMDSVVGMVQDKLDELNLTKETAIVFFSDNGGLSSPGYGVTSNLPLRGGKGFLYEGGIREPLIIRYDPLTSNHKGSVVAEPVISYDFYPTLLDIANLEKPKNQNLEGVSLKPLLSNNTVARESIFWHYPHYSPQKGKPGSAIRKGDFKLIHFYESNEDELYNLKKDIGEKNNIAKANPQLVKELKYELFQHLEKINASYPVKRPEKLDK from the coding sequence ATGAATTTCAAAGTTGTAAAACATAGTGTCCTTTTTGCATTACTAGTATGCTCTAGTATTCAATTAAAGGCACAATTAAAAATAGATGAATTTAAGCCTAATGTTGTGTTTATTCTGGTAGATGATTTAGGTTGGATGGATCTGGGAGTGCAGGGAAGCACCTTTTATCAGACACCACGGGTAGATGAGCTGGCATCAAATGGATTACGTTTTACAGATGCATATGCTGCAAACCCTGTATGTAGTCCTACACGAGCTAGTATTATGAGTGGTAAAGATCCTGCAGATGTTTCTGTTAATATTAGTAACTGGATAGGTGCTCAGTTGTATGAGAAAAGAACTAATCAAGCTTTGATACAACCCGGTGTGGGAGATCATTTACCATTAGAAGAAATAACTATGGCAGAAGCTTTTCAACAGCAAGGCTATACTACGCAGTTTATTGGAAAATGGCACCTGGGAGAAACCGAAGAGTTTTGGCCTGAAAAACAAGGTTTTGATGATAATATAGCGGGATGGTCACGAGGTAACCCCGGTAGTTTTTTTGCACCGTATAACAACCCAAGAATTTCTGATGGTCCTGATGGGGAGTATTTGCCGTATAGATTAGGAAATGAGGCGGTATCTTTTATAGAACAAAGTGCTAAAGAGAAAGATCCTTTCTTTTTATTTTTATCTATGTATAATGTACATACACCCATTGAAGCGCCTAAAGATTTAGTTGCCCGCTTTGAAAAGAGACGCGACCAATTAAAGTTGTCAAAAAAAGGTACCTATAAATTAGATGAAGGTGTAGAGAGCAGAACAAATCAAAGTGACCCGACATATGCTGCTATGATCTGGGCTATGGATTCTGTTGTGGGTATGGTACAGGATAAGTTAGACGAATTAAATTTAACTAAAGAAACTGCTATCGTATTTTTCTCAGATAATGGCGGCCTGTCTAGCCCTGGTTATGGTGTAACTTCTAATTTACCACTTAGAGGCGGTAAAGGTTTTCTATATGAAGGTGGTATTAGAGAACCACTTATTATTCGATATGATCCATTAACCTCAAATCACAAAGGCAGTGTTGTTGCAGAACCTGTGATTAGCTATGATTTTTACCCTACGTTACTCGATATTGCAAATCTAGAAAAACCTAAAAATCAAAATCTTGAAGGGGTAAGTTTAAAGCCGTTGCTTTCTAATAATACGGTAGCTAGAGAAAGTATTTTTTGGCATTATCCGCATTACAGTCCACAGAAAGGAAAACCAGGATCAGCGATTAGAAAAGGAGATTTTAAGCTTATTCATTTTTATGAAAGTAATGAGGATGAATTGTATAATCTTAAAAAAGATATCGGTGAAAAAAACAACATAGCTAAAGCAAACCCACAGTTAGTAAAAGAACTCAAGTATGAATTGTTTCAGCATTTAGAAAAAATAAATGCATCATATCCTGTAAAAAGGCCTGAAAAATTAGATAAATAG
- a CDS encoding sugar-binding domain-containing protein, whose translation MSLLKKILKNYWVFCILLIANSCKHQAETINATDENSLTQNRIDLSGTWQVKLDSLNTGEQQQWFSNSLEGQDIQLPGTLDDASIGTADTLTPALNNYVLSSLARKHQYIGKAWYQREINIPKNWDGKEIELTLERVLWQSTVFIDDKKVESRQSLIGSHDYDLTSYLTPGSHTLTVIIDNSDFYPKINVTGDRYPIEVNQEMAHAYTNHTQIKWNGILGDISLTASDKATIANLQVYSDTKNEMLDFDFETTQNNLLNLSLEILKADGSVLFSQEISDSKRNGNLVNITIKKPETLEHWDEFNPVMYKAVLKTEKEQITQDFGYRTVAIEDAQLQLNDHRIFLRGNLECVIFPLTGYPPMQVEEWATLFEQAKNYGLNHIRFHSWCPPEAAFIAGDKAGMYLQVELPHWSLKVGEDAATTAFLEQEAAKIIKDYGHHPSFLFFSMGNELEGDFSVLNKMVNDLKQIDTRHLYATTSFSFQKPAGTRPEPEDEFFIAQWTDKGWIRGQGVFNDIAPNFNKDFTANSAHIEVPLVAHEIGQYSVYPDLSEIEKYTGVLAPLNFIAVKNDLEQKGLIDLASDFTQASGKLAAMLYKEEIERALKTPSFDGFQLLQLQDFPGQGTALVGLLNAFWESKGIITGEEFKRFNSELVPLVRFEKAIYENGESFEAQLEVANFYKELKNQKLQATLKDSKGKVVAEKSIENLNLSIGNNVNLGVLETKVKVNKADVWTLELSLEGTQFVNSWSVWVYPTQYAEVSKNINTTQSFDEAIKLLNAGKTVFFNPDVADLEGVKGRFVPVFWSPVHFPNQPGTMGLLVDADSEALSDFPTARHTQWQWWDLCINSKSVVLDDLNVKPIVRVIDNFVSNRDLGNLFEAQVGAGKLMFSSIDLSSDLKNRPAARQLRSSLLNYMASDNFKPQNKLTTQDLNRFKK comes from the coding sequence ATGTCCCTATTAAAAAAAATACTAAAAAATTACTGGGTATTCTGTATACTCTTAATAGCTAACTCTTGTAAACATCAAGCTGAAACTATTAACGCAACTGATGAGAACTCGCTAACTCAAAACAGAATAGATTTGTCGGGTACATGGCAGGTTAAATTAGATTCTCTTAATACTGGTGAGCAGCAGCAGTGGTTTTCAAACAGCTTAGAAGGCCAGGATATACAATTACCGGGAACACTTGATGATGCCAGTATAGGTACCGCAGATACGCTTACACCTGCACTAAATAATTATGTATTATCTAGTCTGGCTCGTAAACATCAATATATAGGTAAAGCCTGGTATCAGCGTGAGATAAATATACCTAAAAACTGGGACGGTAAAGAAATTGAGCTAACACTTGAACGTGTGTTATGGCAATCAACTGTATTTATTGATGATAAAAAAGTAGAAAGCAGACAGAGTCTTATAGGATCGCACGACTATGATTTAACTTCTTATCTAACACCGGGAAGTCATACTCTTACCGTGATCATAGACAACTCAGATTTTTACCCAAAAATTAATGTGACGGGTGATCGCTATCCTATTGAAGTTAATCAGGAGATGGCACACGCTTATACAAATCATACACAGATAAAATGGAATGGTATTCTAGGAGATATTTCATTAACCGCTTCAGATAAAGCAACGATCGCTAATCTTCAGGTGTATTCAGATACAAAAAATGAAATGCTTGATTTTGATTTTGAGACGACTCAAAATAATCTTCTAAACTTAAGTTTAGAAATTTTAAAAGCTGACGGAAGTGTACTTTTTTCGCAAGAAATAAGCGATTCAAAAAGAAACGGTAATCTTGTTAATATCACGATCAAAAAACCAGAAACCTTAGAACACTGGGATGAGTTTAACCCTGTGATGTATAAGGCGGTTTTAAAAACTGAAAAAGAACAAATTACTCAGGATTTTGGTTACAGAACGGTAGCAATAGAAGATGCGCAATTACAATTAAATGACCACAGAATATTTTTACGTGGAAACTTAGAGTGTGTTATTTTTCCACTTACAGGATATCCGCCTATGCAGGTAGAAGAATGGGCTACCTTGTTTGAGCAAGCAAAAAATTATGGGTTAAATCACATACGTTTTCACAGTTGGTGTCCGCCAGAAGCAGCCTTTATAGCAGGTGATAAAGCAGGAATGTACTTACAGGTAGAGTTGCCGCACTGGAGTTTAAAAGTGGGAGAAGATGCTGCTACAACTGCATTTTTAGAGCAAGAAGCGGCTAAAATTATAAAAGACTATGGGCACCACCCTTCATTCTTGTTCTTTTCTATGGGTAATGAGTTAGAAGGTGATTTTTCGGTATTAAACAAAATGGTAAATGATCTTAAGCAAATAGATACGAGACATTTATATGCTACTACAAGTTTTTCATTTCAGAAACCGGCAGGTACACGTCCTGAACCAGAAGATGAGTTTTTTATTGCACAGTGGACAGATAAAGGCTGGATACGCGGGCAAGGTGTATTTAACGATATAGCTCCTAATTTTAATAAAGATTTTACTGCAAACAGTGCACACATAGAAGTACCTCTTGTTGCACATGAGATTGGTCAATATTCTGTTTACCCAGATTTAAGTGAGATCGAGAAATATACCGGTGTACTGGCACCTCTGAACTTTATAGCGGTTAAAAATGATTTAGAACAGAAAGGGCTTATAGATCTTGCTTCAGATTTTACACAGGCTTCGGGCAAACTGGCTGCGATGCTTTACAAAGAAGAGATAGAGCGCGCTTTAAAAACACCTAGTTTTGACGGTTTTCAATTGTTACAATTGCAGGATTTCCCAGGGCAGGGTACTGCACTAGTAGGCTTGCTAAATGCTTTCTGGGAGTCTAAAGGAATAATTACCGGTGAAGAATTTAAAAGGTTTAACAGTGAACTAGTCCCTTTAGTGCGCTTTGAAAAAGCGATTTATGAAAATGGAGAATCTTTTGAAGCTCAGCTAGAAGTAGCTAATTTTTATAAAGAACTTAAAAATCAAAAATTACAGGCTACACTAAAAGATAGTAAGGGTAAAGTCGTTGCAGAAAAATCTATTGAAAACCTAAATCTTTCCATAGGGAATAATGTGAATTTAGGGGTTCTAGAAACTAAAGTTAAGGTTAATAAAGCAGATGTCTGGACGTTAGAATTAAGCCTTGAAGGAACTCAATTTGTCAACAGCTGGTCTGTATGGGTATACCCTACACAATACGCTGAGGTAAGTAAAAATATTAATACAACTCAATCTTTTGATGAAGCTATTAAATTACTTAATGCTGGCAAAACGGTATTTTTTAATCCTGATGTGGCAGACTTAGAAGGTGTAAAAGGGCGTTTTGTACCGGTATTTTGGAGTCCTGTGCATTTTCCTAATCAGCCGGGAACAATGGGATTATTAGTAGATGCAGATAGTGAAGCATTATCAGACTTTCCTACAGCACGTCATACCCAATGGCAATGGTGGGATTTATGTATAAACTCTAAATCTGTAGTCTTAGACGATCTTAATGTGAAGCCTATCGTACGTGTCATAGATAATTTTGTATCAAATCGTGATTTAGGAAACTTGTTTGAAGCTCAGGTTGGAGCAGGAAAATTAATGTTCTCATCTATAGATCTTTCTTCAGACTTAAAAAACAGACCTGCAGCGCGACAATTGCGATCAAGCTTATTAAATTATATGGCTTCAGATAACTTTAAGCCACAAAATAAATTGACCACTCAAGACCTTAATCGTTTTAAAAAATAA